One Neodiprion pinetum isolate iyNeoPine1 chromosome 1, iyNeoPine1.2, whole genome shotgun sequence genomic window carries:
- the LOC124211532 gene encoding uncharacterized protein, with protein sequence MSRKGVALGGSKSKKIPRIFQHRRSTSPTRFPGSSTNVVAVEQVSDDVHTVEYESAPSEYQKKATKKKTKLAKASSMDKSSVGVAKPSTTNNNFYAECHAEDAETVASIEKWLKTRTESISSMDLDVIKSEVEEASGNDHRYLTDEMSHAFLDKDQDVLSMDIDLSDKKLVLGYDPVLQDLRSDKLLETCEKDEFILPAFQLDHLEPLTLTPDDMMVAGEILPSANSQPVLSNPGICLSTTTMSTQELIYGKSQCDKDSHQKNRGKSTSCSDAETSSLKQVVNVYLEGLGHVSVETSSVETLGNTLSKADECSEMKMKLKPKLKPRIIKKRSKPSLKSDNNSSFRVLRTEEQPRTSEGIMAVVAISTDKISNMTQIVINTGKEEQIYQGKTSELIEATGSFPQLSRIQNSCQENHVSDLISDGSNTNENDLVISNALEELGITDDTLESISSTEHGKMWVCPKEDCRRHFNRLYALKGHVLSHYGVRPFKCDFKGCAWAFYSEFKLKRHKETHLKRKDYICEVDNCGRRFTTVYNLLTHKKLHNRPSKVFCQVPNCQERFQTKRALELHMKSHDQSHAPYVCKQEGCGKRFYTSNALTSHQRCHSYKEIDIKCSWPGCGKLFDKPCRLKAHIRSHTGYKPYPCTFQGCNWAFSSSSKLKRHQKKHTNERKFICDVSSCGKAFMRSEHLKEHRLTHKDGRCFQCHMCDAKFSAKSSLYVHIKKHQTQDVVSSLQNTMLIDQQVYAVENEANETSLNERYITNIESSDIIETQEHSHSLDLDLDLDPIIVDTPLTGAGQCASRNNGVASNDGSHQDRIGYFCSMETCSKAYAAKSALRAHMNRIHGIKNGEQKVLQIPDEEECAAATSSVDYVTYATSQSISNDHMIMIPPHEALVVSSPELESPTFNSMLKLSESNCQDSAQSIEEPADEQHDMIDENHEGSARTDLTYSDFIRFKANSTIFNSVVGATDVVLGAGGLVEGLLLPDDLPSVYYQDDIAGTECQVLLLDSGPPESTINLRDLE encoded by the exons ATGTCTCGTAAAGGAGTCGCACTCGGTGGCAGTAAGTCGAAGAAGATACCACGGATATTTCAACATCGTCGAAGCACGAGTCCAACGCGATTTCCAGGCTCCTCAACCAACGTCGTCGCCGTCGAACAAGTATCCGATGACGTACACACTGTCGAATATGAGTCTGCCCCATCCGAATACCAGAAAAAAGCAaccaaaaagaaaacaaagctCGCCAAGGCAAGCAGCATGGACAAGTCTAGTGTCGGCGTCGCCAAACCGTCGACCACCAACAACAACTTCTATGCAGAATGTCACGCTGAGGATGCAGAGACTGTAGCTAGTATTGAAAAATGGCTAAAAACTCGAACCGAGTCAATATCCAGCATGGACTTAGACGTGATAAAGTCAGAAGTTGAGGAAGCATCCGGCAACGATCATCGTTATCTCACTGATGAGATGTCGCACGCTTTCCTAGATAAAGATCAGGATGTTCTTTCGATGGACATAGATTTGTCCGACAAGAAATTGGTCCTGGGCTATGATCCTGTGTTGCAGGACCTGCGCAGTGATAAGCTTCTTGAAACATGCGAAAAGGATGAGTTTATCCTGCCTGCCTTTCAACTTGACCATCTAGAGCCCCTCACTCTAACTCCTGACGACATGATGGTAGCAGGGGAGATTTTACCCTCTGCCAATAGTCAACCTGTGTTGAGCAACCCTGGAATCTGTCTTAGTACAACAACCATGTCAACCCAAGAATTAATCTACGGTAAAAGTCAATGTGATAAAGACTCACATCAAAAGAATCGGGGGAAAAGTACGAGTTGTTCAGATGCCGAGACAAGTTCATTGAAACAAGTTGTAAATGTCTATCTTGAGGGGCTGGGACATGTGAGTGTCGAGACGAGTTCTGTAGAAACATTAGGAAACACTTTGAGCAAGGCAGACGAGTGCagcgaaatgaaaatgaaattaaaaccGAAACTGAAGCCCAGGATCATAAAAAAGCGGAGTAAACCTTCCCTTAAGAGTGACAACAATTCATCATTCAGGGTTTTGAGAACAGAGGAACAGCCCAGAACAAGTGAAGGCATAATGGCTGTGGTAGCAATATCAACAGACAAGATATCAAACATGACGCAGATAGTAATCAACACTGGCAAAGAGGAACAAATATATCAAGGCAAAACTTCTGAGCTGATTGAGGCCACGGGCAGTTTTCCACAGTTGTCCAGGATACAGAATTCGTGCCAGGAAAATCATGTCTCTGATCTCATCTCCGACGGATCTAATACCAATGAAAACGATCTTGTGATATCCAATGCCTTGGAGGAACTCGGCATCACTGATGATACCCTTGAGTCCATTTCGTCAACTGAGCATGGAAAGATGTGGGTCTGCCCTAAAGAAGATTGCAGAAGACACTTCAACAGACTTTATGCCCTAAAAGGCCATGTCTTGTCTCACTACGGGGTCAGGCCATTTAAG TGCGACTTCAAAGGATGCGCATGGGCATTTTATTCAGAGTTCAAGTTGAAGCGGCACAAGGAAACACACCTGAAGCGTAAGGACTATATTTGCGAGGTGGACAATTGCGGAAGGAGGTTCACAACTGTTTACAACTTACTGACACACAAAAAGCTACATAATCGGCCTAGCAAGGTATTTTGTCAGGTTCCAAATTGTCAGGAAAGGTTCCAAACCAAACGAGCATTGGAGCTTCATATGAAGTCCCACGACCAGAGCCATGCGCCATACGTTTGCAAGCAAGAAGGCTGTGGAAAAAGATTTTACACAAGCAACGCACTCACCAGCCATCAGCGATGTCACAGTTATAAAGAAATTGACATAAAATGCTCGTGGCCTGGCTGTGGCAAACTTTTCGACAAGCCATGCAGACTGAAAGCACACATTAGATCACATACTGGGTATAAGCCATATCCGTGTACCTTCCAAGGCTGCAACTGGGCCTTTTCATCGTCGAGTAAACTTAAGCGGCATCAAAAAAAGCACACCAACGAGAGGAAATTTATATGCGACGTTTCATCATGCGGAAAGGCATTCATGAGATCTGAACATCTTAAGGAACACAGACTAACCCATAAAGATGGCAGATGCTTTCAGTGCCATATGTGTGACGCTAAATTCTCAGCTAAAAGCAGTCTCTATGTTCACATCAAGAAGCACCAGACCCAGGACGTCGTTTCATCTTTGCAAAATACAATGCTTATTGATCAGCAAGTATATGCGGTGGAAAACGAGGCTAATGAAACGAGTTTGAACGAACGTTATATAACGAATATCGAAAGTTCTGATATTATTGAGACACAGGAACACTCACATAGCCTCGACCTTGATCTGGATCTTGATCCCATCATCGTCGACACTCCCCTGACAGGCGCAGGTCAGTGTGCATCGAGGAATAATGGAGTCGCAAGTAATGACGGGAGCCATCAGGACAGAATAGGTTACTTCTGCTCGATGGAAACCTGCTCGAAGGCATATGCGGCAAAATCAGCACTCAGAGCACATATGAACAGGATTCATGGAATAAAGAATGGAGAACAGAAAGTTTTGCAAATCCCCGATGAAGAGGAATGTGCGGCAGCAACATCCAGTGTAGATTATGTGACATACGCTACTTCGCAGTCAATATCTAACGATCATATGATAATGATTCCTCCCCACGAAGCCTTGGTGGTTAGCTCGCCGGAGCTGGAATCTCCTACGTTTAATTCTATGCTGAAATTATCTGAATCTAATTGTCAAGACTCGGCACAGTCTATTGAAGAACCAGCAGATGAGCAACATGACATGATCGATGAGAATCACGAAGGGTCGGCAAGAACCGATTTGACCTACAGCGACTTTATCAGATTTAAAGCTAACAGCACGATTTTTAACTCCGTCGTTGGTGCTACCGACGTCGTTCTTGGGGCCGGTGGACTTGTGGAGGGTCTGCTTCTTCCTGATGACTTGCCCTCTGTCTATTACCAAGACGACATTGCGGGTACCGAGTGTCAGGTGTTGCTGCTGGATTCAGGACCTCCTGAGAGCACCATAAATCTTCGCGATCTCGAATGA
- the LOC124211537 gene encoding protein rolling stone translates to MVKKFRWQEIRRKLWSPAEPPAPRVFSEPQWQGHVSLWYFLYRWFVFGCWIAIIVCSLFDIGSRHPEARKETWPIYLTHWDLVLGVSQAFLGAILVSRRRNQERRSSFDVDALTLGKIERMYWVLYTVTSSLAICVTITYWGAIYDPRIHAKDPLNFMLHLFNTILMLVDLLVVGVPLRFEHVWWALACVVLYVIFTIFYYLAGGLDKHGYHYIYKILDWEQPGRTTLVCLGGFAFLVIVHCILCSLARLRVYVRAKAVGTMATATISQTAAKMEFALPATKSIELVV, encoded by the coding sequence ATGGTGAAAAAGTTCCGATGGCAGGAGATAAGACGGAAATTGTGGAGTCCTGCGGAGCCGCCGGCACCGCGTGTGTTTTCGGAGCCACAGTGGCAGGGACATGTGAGTCTCTGGTACTTCCTGTACCGTTGGTTCGTCTTTGGTTGTTGGATTGCGATAATCGTCTGCTCGCTCTTCGACATAGGAAGCCGACATCCCGAAGCCAGGAAGGAAACCTGGCCAATTTACCTGACGCACTGGGATCTGGTGCTGGGCGTAAGTCAGGCATTCCTTGGCGCCATCCTAGTCTCGAGAAGACGGAACCAGGAGCGCCGATCGAGCTTTGACGTGGACGCCTTAACGCTGGGAAAAATTGAGCGAATGTACTGGGTCCTCTACACCGTTACATCCTCACTTGCCATCTGCGTGACGATTACCTACTGGGGGGCAATATACGACCCAAGAATCCACGCCAAGGATCCTCTCAACTTCATGCTCCACCTGTTCAACACCATTCTGATGCTAGTCGACCTCTTGGTCGTCGGGGTGCCGCTGAGGTTCGAGCATGTCTGGTGGGCCCTGGCCTGCGTCGTCCTCTACGTTATCTTCACAATATTCTACTACCTTGCAGGTGGCCTCGACAAGCACGGTTACCATTACATTTACAAGATACTTGACTGGGAGCAGCCTGGTCGGACAACCCTTGTCTGTTTGGGCGGTTTCGCCTTCCTCGTTATAGTTCACTGTATTCTCTGTTCCTTGGCAAGGCTCAGAGTATACGTTAGGGCCAAGGCCGTTGGGACCATGGCGACTGCGACGATATCACAGACTGCAGCGAAGATGGAGTTCGCATTACCCGCGACGAAGTCTATCGAACTTGTGGTTTGA